The proteins below are encoded in one region of Dioscorea cayenensis subsp. rotundata cultivar TDr96_F1 chromosome 18, TDr96_F1_v2_PseudoChromosome.rev07_lg8_w22 25.fasta, whole genome shotgun sequence:
- the LOC120282184 gene encoding uncharacterized protein LOC120282184 — protein sequence MNEWLEHNFQINCAAQPVENIIIQREDCIRPISLIVEGPSRIGKTAWARSLGKHNYICGHLDFNPATYQQDVLYNVIDDVSPAYLRLKHWKELIGCQRDWQTNCKYGKPIRIKGGIPSIILCNPGNDSSYKEYLDKLENTGLRDWTLKNAKFEFLDNPLFQSAEAQESNTSHSSGCSV from the coding sequence ATGAATGAATGGCTGGAGCATAATTTTCAGATTAATTGTGCTGCGCAGCcagttgaaaatataattattcaaagAGAAGATTGTATTAGGCCCATAAGTCTGATCGTTGAAGGCCCAAGTCGTATTGGTAAAACTGCTTGGGCCAGGTCACTTGGTAAGCACAATTATATATGTGGTCATCTGGATTTCAATCCAGCAACGTATCAACAGGATGTGCTGTATAATGTCATTGATGATGTATCTCCGGCGTATCTACGCCTGAAGCACTGGAAAGAGCTTATTGGTTGTCAAAGAGACTGGCAGACAAATTGCAAATACGGTAAACCAATCCGTATAAAAGGAGGTATACCGTCTATTATACTGTGTAACCCAGGTAATGATTCAAGTTACAAAGAATACTTGGATAAACTTGAAAATACAGGTCTGCGTGATTGGACATTAAAGAATGCCAAGTTTGAATTCTTAGATAACCCTTTGTTCCAATCGGCCGAAGCCCAAGAAAGCAATACAAGCCATTCATCTGGATGCTCAGTCTGA